The sequence CCGGTCCAATTGGTTGGGGAGCAGTAGCTTACTGGGGTCTTAGTGCAGCATCAGTTGCTTTACTTGGTGGAACCTATGGTGCAATTGGTGGTATCCTTCAAGGTGCAACTGCTTGTGAATAAAACTGGCAGATTTGGTTGATTCTCAACTGCAGTACTCGTTAAACCTTTATTTTTGAATACAAGAAGAAGTTGCTTGTACAATTAAGGTAAGGACATCTACTATTTACACTAAATGGTAGATGTCCTTTTTTGTGTGTTAAATTATCTTTAAGGAGATGACTGTATATTACATCTAATAACCTAACGTCTCTCACATAGCATTCAGGTTATTATTACTCATAGAAGAGATTTCTTTATTCAAAGAACTATTGGGCTTCAATCTTTCTATTTCTAATGTTGCTTTTGTCAAAAGGTATTATCAGATAAAAACTGAGGCCTTTTATGCCCCTTGTAAAGAGTTCATCTCTTATATTTAATTTCTACTTTCTATACTATGAGTAGCCACAAATGGGAGTGATGTATGTATACCACAAAATCCTCATAATAAGTAGATAGCAATCCTATAATTTGATTATTGTTTAGCACGCTAAAAAATAAATCATCTGAATGAACGAATGTTGCTGATGTTCATTCAGATGATGTTTTATATATAGTATTAAGGATTAACTTAATAAGATTGTTGCAATCAGTTACTTTCTTTTTGTGACCAGTTAAGGAACAATCATCTCAGTGCCGCCCATATAAGGACGAAGTACTTCAGGAATCGTCACGGAACCATCTGCATTTTGGTAGTTTTCAAGAATGGCAGCAACGGTACGACCAACAGCTAATCCTGAACCGTTTAGGGTGTGAAGAAGTTTCACCCTGCCATCGGCTTCATCACGGTAACGAATTTGCGCACGACGTGCTTGGAAATCTTCTGTATTGGAACAAGATGAAATTTCACGATAAGTATTTTGTGCGGGAATCCAGACTTCCAAGTCATAGGTCTTGGCAGCTGAAAAGCCCATGTCGCCAGTACATAAGGTAATAACCCGATATGGCAGTTCTAATTTTTGCAGGATATTTTCAGCATTGGCTGTCATTTTTTCCAATTCATTATAAGAATCTTCTGGCTTGGCAAATTTGACCATTTCGACTTTGTGAAATTGATGGAGACGGATAAGTCCACGTGTATCACGACCAGCAGAACCAGCCTCCGAACGAAAAGAAGGGCTCATGGCTGTAAAGTAAATAGGAAGCTCTTTGCCATCGATGATTTCACCACGGTAGTAGTTGGTTAGCGGCACCTCAGCAGTTGGAATCAAGACATAATCATTGTCAGCCAATTCAAAGGTATCTTCTTTAAATTTTGGATACTGTCCTGTGCCAAACATAGAATCATGATTGACCATATAAGGTGGAATAACTTCTGTATAACCTTCTTTAGTATGTTCATCTAGCATGAAATTATAGATAGCACGTTCTAGGCGGGCTCCCAAACCTTTGTAAAAGAGAAAACGAGAGCCAGTTACTTTAGAACCGCGTTCCCAATCAAGAATATTAAGCTCTTCGCCAAGATCCCAGTGCGCTTTGATATCAAAATCAAATTGACGTGGTTTTCCCCAGCGGCGAACTTCAACATTCTCGTCTTCGTCAGCTCCAATAGGAACGTCATCTGCTGGAATATTTGGAAGAGTTGTTGTAAGTGTCTTTAATTGCTCATCAATTTTGATTAGTTGGGTATCAAGTGCTTTGATTTCAGCAGATAATGTTTGCATATCAGCAATCTGCGCTGTTACATCTTCTTGACTACGTTTAGCTTGCGCAATAGCAGCAGAGGCAGTGTTGCGTTTAGCTTTAGCTTCCTCTGATTGGATTAGTAATTGGCGGCGTTTAAGATCAAGTTCTTTCAGATTGTGAAGTATCTTTTCGTCAACCCCACGTTTTGCTAATTTTTCAGCAATTTGGTCGAAATCGTTACGAATACGTTTAATGTCTAACATAAATTAAGATACCAAGCCCCAAACAAGCATAGCAAAATAGGAGTTTTGGCAACGAACGCTTACGTTCTAGGAAAAACTATTTTTTGCACAGCTTATAGAGCAGGTTCAGTTAAGTTCTCTTACTTAACCAAACCTTCCTTTCTATTTTTTATAAAAAACACAGTTTATGATTTGCTGGAGCGCTTAGCTTAGGCGCGGTTCCATCCAGCTTCACAATGACTGTGCTCTTAATTATGATAATCACTTAATAAAGATTGTCTCATTCAGCCTTGCAAACTGGATGGAATCATCTATAACGGTAGAATTTCGGTCAATCACTCTATCTGCTCACAGCTGCCGCAGACTTTCTGCAAAAGAAAAGGACTTACTTATCCGTTGTCTTTATTATACAGGATTAAAAAAGAATGTAAATAAGGATTGTTTAGAAAATGATATTGGAAAATTTCAATTTATGAAAGACAATTAACAAAGTTTCTCAAAATGAAAACATTTTCTCGCTCGCTTTTTTCCTATGTTAAAATAAAGCATTATGAATAAGAAGAATGAAAAAATAAAAAGTTTACCTTATAATGCTGGAATAGATTGCTTACGTATTTTTGCTATGTTTATGATTGTGGTGACGCATGTTTTGGGGAAAGGCGGCATTCGCTCAACGGTAAAAGAGAATTTTGACCTTTATTATTTTGTGACCTGGGGAATTCAAGTATCTGCCTATAGTGCGGTTAATTGCTATGCTTTGATTAGTGGTTATGTCGGTGTTGATTCACCTTATCGTTATTCAAAATGTCTCTCATTGTGGTTGCAGGTCTTCTTCTATACTTTATTATTTATCTTATTTTTACTTTTTGCAAAAGCCTATAACATACCATGACTGGATACAGGCTTTCTTCCCTATTATCACAGGTCAATATTGGTATGTAACGGCTTATTTTGGACTCTTGATTTTTATGCCTATTTTGAATCTGGCTTTAAGAAAGTTAATACCAAGGATTTGAAACATATTGTCCTTTTAGCGATTATCTTCTTTTCTGTTCTTCCTGCATTATTGAATACCAAAGTAGATGAATTTTCATTTGCTAAGGGTTTTAGTATGAATTGGCTGAG comes from Streptococcus troglodytae and encodes:
- the serS gene encoding serine--tRNA ligase, translated to MLDIKRIRNDFDQIAEKLAKRGVDEKILHNLKELDLKRRQLLIQSEEAKAKRNTASAAIAQAKRSQEDVTAQIADMQTLSAEIKALDTQLIKIDEQLKTLTTTLPNIPADDVPIGADEDENVEVRRWGKPRQFDFDIKAHWDLGEELNILDWERGSKVTGSRFLFYKGLGARLERAIYNFMLDEHTKEGYTEVIPPYMVNHDSMFGTGQYPKFKEDTFELADNDYVLIPTAEVPLTNYYRGEIIDGKELPIYFTAMSPSFRSEAGSAGRDTRGLIRLHQFHKVEMVKFAKPEDSYNELEKMTANAENILQKLELPYRVITLCTGDMGFSAAKTYDLEVWIPAQNTYREISSCSNTEDFQARRAQIRYRDEADGRVKLLHTLNGSGLAVGRTVAAILENYQNADGSVTIPEVLRPYMGGTEMIVP